The genomic DNA GTTAAAGTTAGATTTAGGGAAATGGTTATCGGACGTAGAAGAACACAAGGCGTTGGCGATTTACAGTCCCCACGAAGGTGGGTATGAAGGAAGATATCTTAATCGCTTGAGATATCAAGGTTACCATTTCCTAGACCTCTCTGCTCGTGGCCTCGGCGATCCTGAAACCACTCTCACAAAACTCCACCCTGTTTGTCCTGTATGTTCATGATAACTTcatatacataattatatatttattgactAATTAATTGATCAATTTACTTACAGGCTCACATTGGGAAGGAGCCAATTGCAAGATGGTATTTCCCACCTGAAGTTGATTACAGGCTTTCAATGTTGCCTCCTGACGCCAAGGGGCTTATTCTCTGGGTTATTGAAGCAAaggtttcatttttatttataccaACTTAAACCCATGAtctaattttaagtaaattaagtTCAATTTAATAGGTGTTGTCCAAGGCTGAGTTACAGTTTCTTGCAATCCTTCCTTCTCTTCGGCCGAGAGTAAGGGTCATTGCCGAATGTGGAAATTGGTAATAAAAAGATTCTTATAGTTTTCTATTGTTCATCAAATTCATGTGTCTTTTCATCTGGATACAGGAGGAAGTTCTTATGGAAGCCTCTCAAAGAAATTGCAGGTTTGACCCCAATTGTGgattgattataaatataataatgttctTCAAGATCGAGATTCATCTATTGCATAATGTTATGTTAATGTTAAAACATTCATCTTGTAATATCAAATTGTATAGAAAGAACAGAAGCCAATTGGAGTTGATTGAGTGTTGGTTTCTTTATGCCTATTATTTTGGGATGTTTTTTTGGAGAGGCAGAAAACATTCTAAAGAAGCTGTCACATTCTTACATTCCAAATATGGaacaataattcaatttttaaggGCTGTTGGCCAAAATTCTCTGAgaaaatttaattgtatttgttATGGGTTTTGAGGATTGAGAAGCCTTTCTAGGCAACAACATTTCCTTTTGACTTGTGTTGTTTTTTTAGTTGAATTCAAAAGCTGACTTTGTTGTGATGACTCATGAGTCCCAATTTTGTCTTCCTCCAgatgattttaattaattgccTTAATCTGCTTGAATGCCAAGTTGCCTAACATACAAGAATATTCGAGAGATCTTGacttatatttgtattttaactaaattaaaatttcacaAACTTGTAAATTTGAATATTGATGTAATCAAATTATGGCTATATATTCACTAATGTAC from Impatiens glandulifera chromosome 9, dImpGla2.1, whole genome shotgun sequence includes the following:
- the LOC124914947 gene encoding NAD(P)H-quinone oxidoreductase subunit N, chloroplastic — protein: MAAALAATCCHGSLLTSSSSKVEQQYYRQTTPPPSALHSSRKLKSEKMVGGFNRDVKCGVGIGDFIGGDLLKLDLGKWLSDVEEHKALAIYSPHEGGYEGRYLNRLRYQGYHFLDLSARGLGDPETTLTKLHPVCPAHIGKEPIARWYFPPEVDYRLSMLPPDAKGLILWVIEAKVLSKAELQFLAILPSLRPRVRVIAECGNWRKFLWKPLKEIAGLTPIVD